One genomic region from Capra hircus breed San Clemente chromosome 18, ASM170441v1, whole genome shotgun sequence encodes:
- the RCN3 gene encoding reticulocalbin-3, with protein sequence MMWPPSLLLLLLLLRRGAQGKPSPDAGPHGQGRVHHAAPLSEAPHDDAHGNFQYDHEAFLGREVAKEFDQLTPEESQARLGRIVDRMDRAGDGDGWVSLAELRSWIAHTQQRHIRDSVSAAWNTYDTDRDGRVGWEELRNATYGHYEPGEEFHDVEDAETYKKMLARDERRFRVADQDGDSMATREELTAFLHPEEFPHMRDIVIAETLEDLDRNKDGYVQVDEYIADLYTAEPGEEEPAWVQTEREQFRDFRDLNKDGKLDGSEVGHWVLPPAQDQPLVEANHLLHESDTDKDGRLSKAEILGNWNMFVGSQATNYGEDLTRHHDEL encoded by the exons ATGATGTGGCCACcctcacttctgctgctgctgttgctgctcagGCGTGGAGCCCAGGGGAAGCCATCTCCTGACGCCGGCCCTCATGGCCAGGGGAGGGTGCACCACGCGGCCCCCCTGAGCGAAGCCCCTCATGATGACGCTCACGGGAACTTCCAATATGATCATGAGGCTTTTCTGGGACGAGAAGTGGCCAAGGAATTCGACCAACTCACCCCAGAGGAAAGTCAAGCTCGTCTGGG GCGCATCGTGGACCGCATGGACCGCGCCGGAGACGGGGATGGCTGGGTGTCGCTGGCCGAGCTCCGCTCGTGGATCGCACACACGCAGCAGCGGCACATACGGGACTCAGTGAGCGCGGCCTGGAACACGTACGACACAGACCGCGACGGGCGTGTGGGTTGGGAGGAGCTGCGCAACGCCACCTACGGCCACTATGAGCCGG GTGAAGAATTTCATGACGTGGAGGATGCGGAGACCTACAAGAAGATGCTGGCTCGGGATGAGCGGCGTTTCCGGGTGGCTGACCAGGATGGGGACTCGATGGCCACTCGGGAGGAGCTGACGGCCTTCTTGCACCCCGAGGAGTTCCCTCACATGCGGGACATTGTGATTGCT GAAACCCTGGAGGATCTGGACAGGAACAAAGACGGCTACGTGCAAGTGGATGAGTACATCG CTGACCTGTACACAGCGGAGCCCGGGGAGGAGGAGCCGGCCTGGGTGCAGACTGAGCGAGAGCAGTTCCGGGACTTCCGGGATCTGAACAAGGACGGGAAGCTGGATGGGAGTGAAGTGGGCCACTGGGTGCTGCCCCCCGCCCAGGACCAGCCCCTGGTGGAGGCCAACCACTTACTGCACGAGAGCGACACAGACAAG GACGGGCGTCTGAGCAAGGCTGAGATCCTGGGCAACTGGAATATGTTCGTGGGCAGCCAGGCCACCAACTACGGCGAGGATCTGACACGGCACCACGACGAGCTCTGA
- the NOSIP gene encoding nitric oxide synthase-interacting protein: MTRHGKNCTAGAVYTYHEKKKDTAASGYGTQNIRLSRDAVKDFDCCCLSLQPCHDPVVTPDGYLYEREAILEYILHQKKEIARQMKAYEKQRGARREEQKELQRAAAQDHVRGFLEKEAAIVSRPLNPFTPKAASAGNGPDDAQPGSSAGPAGKDKDKALPSFWIPSLTPEAKATKLEKPSRIVTCPMSGKPLRMSDLTPVRFTPLDSSVDRVGLITRSERYVCAVTRDSLSNATPCAVLRPSGAVVTLECVEKLIRKDMVDPVTGEKLTDRDIIVLQRGGTGFAGSGVKLQAEKSRPVMQA, encoded by the exons CGGCCTCAGGCTATGGCACCCAGAACATTCGACTGAGCCGGGATGCCGTCAAGGACTTTGACTGCTGCTGCCTCTCATTGCAGCCCTGCCACGACCCTGTCGTCAC CCCAGATGGCTACCTGTATGAGCGGGAAGCAATCCTAGAGTACATTTTGCACCAGAAGAAGGAAATTGCCCGGCAGATGAAG GCCTACGAGAAGCAGCGGGGCGCCAGGCGAGAGGAGCAGAAGGAGCTGCAGCGGGCGGCGGCGCAGGACCACGTGcggggcttcctggagaaggaggcGGCCATCGTGAGCCGGCCCCTCAACCCCTTCACGCCCAAGGCCGCCTCGGCAGGGAACGGCCCAG ACGATGCCCAACCCGGGTCCAGTGCGGGCCCCGCAGGCAAGGACAAGGACAAAGCGCTGCCCAGCTTCTGGATCCCATCGCTGACTCCCGAGGCGAAGGCCACAAAGCTGGAGAAGCCG tcgcGCATCGTGACCTGCCCCATGTCCGGGAAGCCGCTGCGCATGTCCGACTTGACGCCGGTGCGCTTCACGCCGCTGGACAGCTCCGTGGACCGCGTGGGGCTCATCACGCGCAGCGAGCGCTACGTGTGCGCCGTGACCCGCGACAGCCTGAGCAACGCCACGCCGTGCGCCGTGCTGCGGCCCTC TGGGGCGGTGGTCACCCTGGAGTGCGTGGAGAAGCTGATTCGCAAGGACATGGTGGACCCGGTGACTGGGGAGAAGCTCACGGACCGCGACATCATCGTGCTGCAGCGG GGCGGCACGGGCTTTGCGGGCTCCGGAGTGAAGCTGCAGGCGGAGAAGTCCCGGCCGGTGATGCAGGCCTGA